From the genome of Oceanispirochaeta sp. M1, one region includes:
- a CDS encoding HD-GYP domain-containing protein, translating to MTKKIFYTAFLFLFCFNLQAQAPSLEEKYMSQANQKYQEEDYNSAYSLINFILNLHEGEELPNAAKILAEKIYYYHITDLVEKKFPVYLDEIKNHLGTHSSIASSRVKKALADLENVKLEMEEAKRAEEERLRNEAEEIKRLEEIDKALEEERASQARLEAVREAERREYEEKEQAYQDRLQTMQQEEQARNVQQQTLLREQITQVQEQELQRSQQIQEDRVEYEQRMIALLEKRDALAVEQQEKMSEIINTSLEVSKQSGETGTQMSFYIIILIAVIGLFLFIGFGLLILLSVRKSSEDQRRFENTLYAMQSTRPITSINNQYALPDMAQSMEQLQLSEKKSNPNAALPPPDDEAEKIKVLMQQCKSQGEKIDLATKRKNNSRNIGELVFKISKELGYDERESFLHFAVALIYDIGFLSIDPQILTKEQISEEEFATIQNHVNLGLNMIYFVDKEFQPVFRDGILKHHENQDGSGYPSGLKEMDIPYIARVLHVVESFVSLISSRNYRDIMDKESAIRDLYNDSGKYDENILEALNAII from the coding sequence ATGACTAAGAAAATATTTTATACAGCTTTCCTGTTTCTTTTTTGTTTTAATCTACAGGCTCAGGCACCAAGTCTTGAAGAAAAATACATGAGCCAGGCAAACCAGAAGTATCAGGAGGAGGACTACAACTCCGCCTATTCACTGATAAACTTTATTTTAAACCTTCATGAAGGGGAAGAACTACCCAATGCAGCTAAAATACTGGCTGAGAAAATCTACTATTACCATATAACTGATCTTGTTGAAAAAAAATTCCCAGTATATCTGGATGAAATAAAGAATCATCTCGGTACTCACTCGTCCATTGCTTCCTCCCGGGTTAAAAAGGCTCTTGCTGATCTGGAGAATGTTAAATTGGAGATGGAAGAAGCCAAAAGAGCAGAAGAAGAACGTCTGCGTAATGAAGCTGAAGAGATAAAGCGTCTGGAAGAGATTGATAAGGCCCTTGAAGAGGAGAGGGCATCACAGGCCCGTCTTGAAGCAGTCAGAGAAGCCGAACGCAGAGAGTATGAAGAGAAAGAACAGGCCTACCAGGATCGGCTTCAAACCATGCAGCAGGAAGAACAGGCCAGGAATGTTCAGCAGCAGACTCTTTTGCGAGAACAGATAACTCAGGTACAGGAACAGGAGTTGCAGCGTTCTCAGCAGATTCAGGAAGATCGTGTTGAATATGAACAGCGCATGATTGCACTTCTGGAAAAAAGAGATGCCCTTGCCGTTGAACAGCAGGAGAAGATGAGTGAAATCATCAACACATCTCTTGAGGTCAGTAAACAGTCAGGTGAGACCGGTACTCAGATGAGTTTTTATATCATCATACTGATAGCCGTTATCGGACTCTTTTTATTCATCGGATTCGGACTTCTTATTCTCCTCTCTGTTCGAAAATCCAGTGAAGATCAGCGCCGTTTTGAGAACACACTCTATGCAATGCAGAGCACCCGGCCTATTACCTCTATCAATAATCAGTATGCCCTTCCCGATATGGCTCAATCCATGGAACAGCTTCAGCTCTCAGAAAAAAAATCAAATCCCAATGCAGCCCTTCCTCCTCCCGATGATGAAGCTGAGAAGATCAAAGTGCTGATGCAGCAGTGTAAGTCACAGGGTGAGAAAATCGACCTTGCGACAAAGCGAAAGAATAACTCACGGAATATCGGCGAGCTGGTTTTCAAGATTTCTAAAGAGCTTGGATATGATGAAAGAGAGAGTTTTCTCCACTTTGCTGTAGCTCTAATATATGATATTGGATTTTTAAGTATAGATCCCCAGATTCTGACAAAGGAACAGATTTCCGAAGAAGAGTTTGCCACCATTCAGAACCATGTAAACCTGGGGCTGAATATGATCTATTTTGTAGATAAAGAGTTCCAACCCGTATTCAGAGACGGAATCCTGAAACATCACGAAAATCAGGATGGAAGCGGATATCCTTCTGGTTTGAAGGAAATGGATATCCCGTACATAGCAAGAGTCCTCCATGTGGTTGAGAGCTTTGTCTCTCTGATTTCATCCAGAAATTATCGTGATATAATGGATAAAGAATCTGCTATCAGAGATTTATACAATGATTCCGGAAAATATGATGAAAATATTCTGGAGGCTCTGAATGCAATTATTTAA
- the ortA gene encoding 2-amino-4-oxopentanoate thiolase subunit OrtA, producing MKAVKGDWVRIHKIILSSAQRAPQVPEDTKQVPLEMWDKGFLVNSSAVVGDEVEVETIIGRRLTGDMIEINPQFDHAWGNCIPEILQIGRQVRSILAEEAE from the coding sequence ATGAAAGCAGTAAAAGGTGACTGGGTCCGTATTCATAAAATAATCCTAAGCTCTGCCCAGAGGGCTCCTCAGGTTCCTGAAGATACAAAACAGGTTCCTCTGGAAATGTGGGACAAGGGTTTCCTGGTAAATTCATCTGCGGTCGTCGGGGATGAAGTGGAAGTAGAGACAATCATCGGACGGAGGCTTACAGGCGATATGATAGAGATAAATCCTCAGTTTGATCATGCCTGGGGAAACTGTATTCCCGAAATACTCCAGATCGGAAGACAGGTCAGATCAATTCTGGCTGAGGAGGCAGAGTGA
- a CDS encoding TrmB family transcriptional regulator, giving the protein MSDKALEGILSNLKELGFTEYEGKVYMALLNEHPLSAYNISKNSSVPHSRVYDITRRLIKKGYVTSKGTNPELFSPISPEELVSRLRRDNTKRTDELKLQLDSIQFTADFDPVWNLSGRTEALEMAEELIEEAENTIFVGLWDEELKVLEESFKKAEKKGIRILILLYGEGKPDFGEVYYHSVENLQDITEVGRSLDLVIDSKVCIAGSLGGVAPCQSVWTRNKGLIKSIEGFIIHDFYIAEMRDYLGDKADEVFGKKFERLRLKYGH; this is encoded by the coding sequence ATGAGCGACAAAGCACTTGAGGGCATTCTTTCCAACTTAAAAGAGCTCGGTTTTACAGAATATGAAGGAAAAGTTTATATGGCTCTTCTCAACGAACATCCTTTGAGTGCCTATAACATATCTAAAAATTCAAGTGTTCCCCATTCAAGGGTTTACGATATTACAAGACGTCTGATCAAGAAAGGATATGTAACTTCCAAGGGTACAAACCCTGAGCTCTTCTCACCTATTTCTCCTGAAGAACTGGTATCCAGACTCCGACGCGATAATACAAAGCGTACAGATGAGTTGAAACTTCAGCTTGATTCCATCCAATTTACAGCGGATTTCGACCCTGTATGGAACCTCTCCGGCAGAACAGAAGCCCTGGAGATGGCCGAAGAGCTTATTGAAGAGGCTGAAAACACAATTTTTGTAGGTCTTTGGGATGAAGAGCTCAAAGTTCTGGAAGAGTCTTTCAAAAAAGCTGAGAAAAAAGGGATAAGAATACTGATTCTCCTTTATGGAGAAGGAAAACCCGACTTCGGCGAGGTCTACTACCACAGTGTTGAAAATCTGCAGGATATTACAGAGGTGGGACGCTCCCTTGATCTTGTTATAGACTCCAAGGTCTGTATTGCCGGAAGCCTGGGAGGAGTAGCCCCCTGTCAGTCCGTCTGGACTAGAAACAAGGGACTTATCAAATCAATTGAAGGTTTTATTATCCACGATTTCTATATAGCCGAAATGCGGGATTATCTTGGGGACAAGGCAGATGAAGTATTCGGTAAGAAGTTTGAAAGGCTCAGACTGAAATACGGCCACTGA
- a CDS encoding choice-of-anchor D domain-containing protein — MQLFNSIFSRKARSGLIITTLFLSVLLAAGSCKADFNVALEDYLSAVAGGKVIAVRIDDTRVEYGTPVDFSYQKIGSSSDPTALTIENIGQIDMTVSAILVDMMGIAGTPYSLNMGDLELPLTLQPGESSSFEVVFNPTVIGPISGGGHEELLNAAITIASNDAEYSAFSIPLTGTGALGEIAVYQSSTEYTNNGDPYLFDVTAAGSNTAALDFALKNTGNVDLAINGFSVDNTDAAFDIVHSISSGLVIAAGESLIFSVAFDPDVDGGFPLTFTILSDDKDESTFEFNLRGATNIPHWLDDVAFWLDAEKILPAHLESGHVTKWIDVSGRGFDAESFNPGGVTVDERLLPEYIASGSGIGGKASVRFVNDDGLGDEGDLLYISSQVLDTVQGLSFFVVLQPGVIDASTTGMYLTGNATGSSLSPYFRVYTTYFFNRFMGMTYTSNSATGVPIDLKVPVSGKKYLITNIFDNETSVIEDRHRNFVNGTDMNSISIINEPTGIRIPNLYIGNYYSIHSRYGFDGDIAEILIFSKSLTDAEVDLVHTYLNDKYAIY; from the coding sequence ATGCAATTATTTAATTCGATCTTCAGTAGGAAGGCTAGAAGCGGTCTGATCATCACAACTCTATTTCTTTCGGTACTGCTTGCAGCCGGTTCATGTAAGGCTGATTTCAATGTTGCTCTCGAGGATTATCTGAGTGCAGTTGCCGGTGGTAAGGTTATCGCCGTGAGAATTGATGACACAAGAGTCGAATACGGTACCCCCGTGGACTTCTCTTATCAGAAAATCGGTAGCAGTTCTGACCCCACAGCATTGACTATAGAAAATATCGGTCAGATTGATATGACTGTCTCTGCTATCCTTGTGGATATGATGGGAATTGCCGGAACTCCTTATTCTCTGAATATGGGAGATCTTGAGCTGCCCCTGACTCTCCAGCCCGGAGAGAGCAGTTCATTCGAAGTCGTTTTCAACCCAACAGTCATCGGTCCCATTTCCGGTGGCGGACATGAAGAGTTATTGAATGCAGCCATAACTATTGCATCCAACGATGCGGAGTATTCGGCATTCTCCATTCCTTTGACAGGAACTGGAGCGCTGGGTGAGATTGCTGTATACCAGAGCTCTACGGAATATACGAATAATGGCGATCCTTATTTATTTGATGTGACAGCAGCAGGAAGTAATACTGCTGCCCTTGATTTTGCATTAAAGAATACTGGCAATGTTGATTTAGCTATCAATGGTTTTTCTGTGGATAACACAGATGCTGCCTTTGATATAGTTCACTCAATCAGCAGTGGCCTGGTAATTGCTGCAGGTGAGTCTCTAATTTTTTCTGTTGCTTTTGATCCAGATGTTGATGGTGGCTTTCCTCTGACTTTTACCATTCTCAGTGATGATAAGGATGAGAGTACATTTGAGTTTAATTTGCGAGGAGCTACTAATATTCCTCACTGGTTGGATGATGTAGCATTTTGGTTGGATGCAGAAAAAATTCTTCCTGCACATCTTGAATCTGGTCATGTTACAAAATGGATAGATGTCAGTGGTAGAGGTTTTGATGCTGAATCATTTAATCCAGGTGGAGTCACTGTTGATGAACGACTACTACCTGAATATATTGCATCAGGGTCTGGGATTGGAGGTAAAGCTTCTGTTCGCTTTGTAAATGATGATGGATTAGGAGATGAGGGGGATTTATTATATATTTCTTCACAGGTTCTAGACACTGTGCAGGGATTGTCATTTTTTGTAGTTTTACAACCTGGTGTTATTGATGCAAGTACCACTGGGATGTATCTCACAGGTAATGCTACAGGATCTAGCTTGTCACCTTATTTTAGAGTTTATACTACATATTTTTTTAACAGGTTTATGGGGATGACTTATACAAGTAATTCAGCTACTGGCGTTCCTATAGATTTAAAAGTTCCTGTCTCTGGTAAGAAATATTTAATCACAAATATATTTGATAATGAGACTTCTGTTATTGAAGATAGGCATAGAAACTTTGTAAATGGAACAGATATGAATTCAATATCTATTATCAATGAGCCAACAGGAATAAGAATCCCTAATTTATATATTGGGAATTACTATTCTATCCACTCTAGATATGGATTTGACGGAGATATTGCAGAAATCCTTATTTTTTCCAAAAGTTTGACTGATGCAGAAGTAGATTTAGTCCATACCTATCTCAACGATAAGTATGCAATCTACTAA
- a CDS encoding GNAT family N-acetyltransferase: MSDKKISLVPVDKDNWRDIAVLEVKEEQSEYVASGSYYLCLCNYDDLWNPLAIQLDDQVIGFMMWAIDEDDNSCWLGGITIDKEFQGKGYGKSAVKEALDKLSTEKGYSKFALSYNPENKGARHVYASLGFEEHDEIEDDEVVARIVLK; encoded by the coding sequence TTGTCTGATAAGAAAATATCCCTTGTCCCAGTGGACAAGGATAACTGGCGTGATATCGCTGTACTGGAAGTTAAGGAAGAGCAGTCTGAGTATGTCGCCTCCGGAAGCTATTATCTCTGTCTCTGTAATTATGATGACCTCTGGAACCCACTGGCCATTCAGCTTGATGATCAGGTCATCGGATTTATGATGTGGGCCATAGATGAGGATGACAACAGCTGTTGGCTGGGTGGAATTACCATCGATAAAGAGTTTCAGGGTAAGGGTTACGGTAAGTCGGCCGTAAAGGAAGCTTTAGATAAACTAAGTACTGAGAAAGGCTACAGTAAATTTGCCCTCTCCTATAATCCTGAAAATAAAGGCGCCAGGCATGTCTATGCTTCTCTGGGCTTTGAAGAACATGATGAGATTGAAGATGATGAGGTTGTAGCCAGAATTGTTCTGAAGTAA
- a CDS encoding glycosyl hydrolase family 65 protein yields the protein MKDDNSLWKISRSFKNARLNDELKTLLFCGNGFLGVQADDPNSHQPSGTYINGFFESTSISYGEKAYGFPSVQQVMIPLVDVLGWEIEEKTNDGLKKLALSEGIIELDMQKGIRVVKSTSRKPDGSILEITKETIASLAHPNRLYNRISLKGQGIFRIIRKIREPGQDREESDDPRKMESMGTDLFKDSSCRMNGKRCIIEETTRTSGMSYACALQVDKERGEKGYASGQFAEYTQYIDLSETEEMSSLLIAVFYSANDGDSPVEKAADELEEALKQDWTAICRDQEKTLSDFWSKADIRIDGKDEYTRALRYNSFALLQSTGTDPSKSGAAKGLSSGGYNGHYFWDADVYIQAALNNIDPARARNLVEYRIGHLKEARARASELSEAGALYPWRTIDGRECSAYFPAGTAQFHINADIIWGMKSFLDNSGERDLLLKGGAEMLFETARFWANFAVEVPDKGYCLHCVTGPDEYTALVNNNFYTNLMAREHLSYAFAIAMELSEEYGEFMAELTGRIGLDQEEINSWQKISKKFFLPKIENSMVYKQDDSFLEKSPWDWENTPEENRPLLLYYHPLKIYRHRVMKQPDVIMGLLLQKQYFSKEVFAANYDYYDPLTSGDSSLSSAVQSAAAALAGRMDDAEDHFRKNLFLDLDNREGNTDNGIHLAAMAGARIALLYGFADMEDTAEGLSFNPSFPDDWGNVSFSVVYRGVILSVKYDALEKSVSFKADAEIIVNIGKQSLSIRKDVETSLYLD from the coding sequence ATGAAGGACGATAATTCTCTTTGGAAAATAAGCCGCAGCTTTAAGAATGCCAGGCTGAATGATGAGCTGAAGACACTGCTTTTCTGCGGCAACGGGTTTCTGGGAGTCCAGGCCGATGACCCGAATAGTCATCAGCCCAGCGGCACTTATATCAACGGTTTTTTTGAATCAACATCCATCAGCTATGGAGAGAAGGCCTATGGCTTCCCCTCTGTTCAGCAGGTGATGATCCCCCTGGTTGATGTACTGGGTTGGGAAATTGAGGAAAAGACAAATGATGGTTTAAAGAAACTTGCACTGTCCGAAGGGATTATCGAACTTGATATGCAGAAGGGAATCCGTGTAGTAAAAAGCACGTCCCGGAAACCTGACGGTTCCATTCTGGAAATAACAAAAGAGACAATCGCATCCCTGGCTCATCCCAATCGTCTGTACAACAGAATCAGTCTTAAAGGACAGGGAATATTCCGAATTATCAGAAAAATCAGGGAACCCGGTCAGGACCGTGAAGAGAGCGATGATCCCAGAAAAATGGAATCCATGGGTACTGACCTGTTTAAAGACAGCAGCTGTAGAATGAATGGCAAAAGATGCATCATAGAAGAGACAACAAGAACCAGCGGTATGAGCTATGCCTGTGCACTGCAGGTGGATAAGGAGAGAGGTGAGAAAGGTTATGCATCAGGACAGTTTGCAGAATATACACAGTATATAGATCTTTCTGAAACAGAAGAGATGAGCAGCCTCCTGATAGCTGTATTCTACAGCGCCAATGATGGGGATTCACCCGTAGAGAAAGCAGCCGATGAACTTGAAGAGGCCCTTAAACAGGACTGGACTGCCATCTGCAGAGACCAGGAGAAAACCCTCTCTGATTTCTGGAGCAAAGCGGATATCAGAATTGACGGCAAAGATGAATATACCCGGGCCCTTCGTTATAACAGTTTCGCCCTGCTCCAGTCCACCGGTACAGATCCAAGTAAAAGCGGAGCAGCCAAAGGACTGAGCAGCGGAGGCTATAACGGTCATTACTTCTGGGATGCGGACGTCTATATTCAGGCCGCCCTGAACAATATCGATCCAGCCAGAGCGAGAAACCTTGTAGAATACCGCATAGGACATCTGAAGGAAGCAAGAGCAAGAGCCTCTGAACTATCCGAAGCAGGAGCACTCTACCCCTGGCGGACCATAGACGGCCGGGAGTGTTCTGCCTACTTTCCCGCAGGGACAGCTCAGTTCCACATCAATGCAGATATTATATGGGGAATGAAGAGTTTTCTGGACAACAGCGGAGAGAGAGACCTTCTTTTAAAGGGTGGAGCAGAAATGCTCTTTGAAACAGCCCGATTCTGGGCAAATTTCGCAGTTGAAGTACCGGACAAAGGATACTGTCTGCACTGTGTGACAGGTCCCGATGAATACACGGCCCTCGTAAACAATAACTTCTACACCAACCTGATGGCCCGTGAACATCTGAGCTACGCCTTTGCCATTGCCATGGAACTTTCCGAGGAATATGGGGAGTTCATGGCGGAACTGACAGGTAGAATCGGATTAGATCAGGAGGAAATCAATAGCTGGCAGAAGATATCCAAAAAATTCTTTCTTCCGAAAATTGAAAATTCAATGGTTTATAAACAGGATGATTCCTTCCTGGAAAAAAGTCCCTGGGACTGGGAAAATACCCCTGAAGAGAACAGACCTCTCCTCCTTTACTACCACCCTCTGAAGATCTACCGTCACAGAGTCATGAAACAACCCGATGTTATTATGGGACTTCTTCTTCAAAAACAGTATTTCAGCAAAGAAGTCTTTGCAGCAAACTATGATTATTATGATCCCCTTACAAGCGGAGATTCATCCCTTTCATCGGCAGTACAGTCTGCGGCAGCGGCCCTTGCGGGTCGAATGGATGATGCTGAAGACCACTTCAGAAAGAATCTCTTTCTGGATCTGGATAACAGGGAAGGAAATACGGACAACGGAATCCACCTGGCAGCCATGGCCGGGGCAAGAATTGCCCTCCTCTACGGCTTTGCCGACATGGAAGATACCGCAGAGGGTCTCAGCTTCAATCCTTCATTTCCAGATGACTGGGGGAATGTTTCTTTTTCTGTGGTTTACAGAGGAGTAATACTATCTGTGAAATATGATGCACTTGAAAAAAGCGTCAGCTTTAAAGCTGACGCTGAGATTATAGTGAATATTGGAAAACAGAGCCTCTCAATCCGGAAAGATGTGGAGACATCTTTGTATCTGGACTGA
- the ord gene encoding 2,4-diaminopentanoate dehydrogenase: MDNLKVLLWGFGAMGSGMAEMLMKKKGIEISAVCDMHPDRVGKSIYSLLDRERGDRPEVLIRSDIKEIVSEGFVDIALLATDSFTAKAFDKIQFLLENKLNVISTAEEMAFPQASEPELAKKLNEIARENGVTVLGTGINPGLIMDLLVVALTGACIDVEEIEAERVNSLSPFGPAVMEEQGVGITPEEFAEGVKNDTLAGHVGFNESVGMIAKAIGWKLSEPVRQSMEPIVSSVYRKTKYVEVQPGNIAGCSMKGYGKVDGRERIRMIHPQQVEPQLEGTDTGDYIRIKGTPDINMSIKPEIPGGIGTIAMCVNMIPHVINSRPGLKTMIDLPVPRAVMGDMRDLIES; this comes from the coding sequence ATGGATAATTTAAAAGTACTATTATGGGGTTTTGGAGCCATGGGCAGCGGTATGGCTGAGATGCTTATGAAGAAGAAAGGAATCGAGATAAGCGCCGTATGTGACATGCATCCCGACCGTGTGGGAAAAAGCATATATTCCCTTCTGGACAGAGAGCGTGGAGACAGACCCGAAGTACTTATTCGCAGTGACATAAAAGAGATCGTAAGTGAGGGCTTTGTTGATATTGCCCTCCTCGCCACCGATTCATTTACCGCAAAAGCCTTTGATAAGATCCAGTTCCTCCTGGAAAATAAACTCAATGTAATATCGACTGCCGAGGAGATGGCCTTCCCCCAGGCATCAGAACCCGAACTGGCAAAAAAACTCAATGAGATAGCAAGAGAAAATGGAGTCACTGTCCTTGGAACCGGAATCAATCCGGGACTGATTATGGACCTCCTGGTTGTAGCCCTCACAGGGGCCTGTATAGATGTGGAAGAAATAGAAGCCGAACGTGTAAACAGCCTCTCCCCGTTTGGTCCTGCTGTAATGGAAGAACAGGGAGTGGGAATCACTCCCGAAGAGTTTGCCGAGGGGGTAAAAAACGACACCCTGGCCGGTCATGTTGGATTCAACGAATCTGTGGGCATGATTGCCAAGGCTATCGGCTGGAAACTGAGCGAACCCGTCAGACAGTCCATGGAGCCCATTGTCTCCTCGGTTTACAGAAAGACAAAATATGTAGAAGTTCAGCCCGGAAATATAGCGGGGTGCAGCATGAAAGGTTATGGAAAGGTTGATGGCCGGGAGAGGATCAGAATGATTCATCCCCAGCAGGTAGAGCCTCAGCTGGAAGGCACCGACACAGGTGACTACATCAGAATAAAGGGTACCCCCGATATTAATATGTCCATTAAACCGGAAATCCCCGGAGGGATTGGTACAATTGCCATGTGTGTAAATATGATACCCCATGTTATCAACTCCAGACCCGGTCTTAAAACCATGATTGATCTGCCTGTCCCCCGTGCCGTCATGGGCGATATGCGCGACCTGATAGAGAGCTAG
- a CDS encoding carbohydrate ABC transporter permease, giving the protein MKAKTKTIDVKKSTAGRVLIGVTLVIIVLAWTIPTFGVFVTSFRDPKDIYASGWWSVLPHKDLVKSDEFELPADMDPNIPIELEGVTAEFQEWREGIEVSEGRTLRWYGNKRSRKIEVFEEKWIGFGANLTMQNYRDVLSGGTIDFTDADGNKITRQGNNFSDAILNSIAVSIPATIIPILIAAFAAYAFAWMEFPGRKPLFIMVVALLVVPLQIALIPVLRDFTRWGITGTFMCMWMAHTGFGLPLAVYLLYNYISTLPRDIFESAYLDGATPFVTFVRLVLPLSIPALASFAIFQFLWVWNDYLVALVFLGDKNRVVTSALAAMIGEKGQDWHLLTSGAFMSMIIPLAVFFGLQRFFVRGLMAGSVKG; this is encoded by the coding sequence ATGAAAGCCAAAACTAAAACTATTGATGTGAAAAAATCCACTGCCGGAAGAGTTCTGATAGGGGTCACCCTTGTAATAATAGTTCTGGCATGGACCATTCCCACCTTTGGTGTCTTTGTAACATCCTTTAGAGATCCCAAAGATATCTACGCATCAGGCTGGTGGTCAGTGCTTCCCCACAAAGATTTAGTAAAATCAGATGAATTCGAACTTCCCGCTGATATGGACCCCAATATTCCCATAGAACTTGAAGGTGTAACCGCAGAGTTCCAGGAATGGCGTGAAGGAATTGAAGTTTCCGAAGGAAGAACTCTACGCTGGTATGGGAATAAAAGATCCCGGAAGATAGAGGTCTTTGAGGAAAAATGGATAGGCTTCGGTGCAAATCTGACCATGCAGAATTATAGAGATGTCCTCTCAGGTGGAACAATAGATTTTACAGATGCCGATGGTAATAAGATTACCCGTCAGGGGAATAATTTTTCTGACGCTATTCTTAATTCCATCGCAGTCAGTATCCCCGCGACAATCATTCCCATCCTGATTGCTGCATTTGCAGCTTATGCCTTTGCCTGGATGGAATTCCCGGGGCGCAAACCTCTGTTTATCATGGTTGTTGCCCTCCTTGTTGTTCCTCTGCAGATAGCCCTGATCCCTGTTCTCAGAGACTTCACCCGTTGGGGTATCACTGGAACTTTTATGTGTATGTGGATGGCCCACACCGGTTTTGGATTACCTCTGGCGGTCTACCTGCTTTATAACTACATAAGTACATTGCCCCGGGATATTTTCGAATCAGCCTATCTGGATGGAGCCACTCCCTTTGTGACCTTTGTACGGCTGGTACTGCCTCTGTCTATCCCTGCCCTGGCCAGTTTCGCCATTTTCCAGTTCCTCTGGGTCTGGAATGACTATCTTGTGGCCCTGGTATTTCTGGGAGATAAGAACCGGGTGGTCACCTCTGCCCTGGCAGCTATGATAGGAGAAAAAGGCCAGGACTGGCACCTTCTTACCTCAGGTGCTTTTATGAGTATGATTATTCCACTGGCAGTCTTCTTTGGTCTGCAGAGATTCTTTGTACGCGGTTTAATGGCTGGTTCTGTTAAGGGCTGA